One Streptomyces fagopyri DNA window includes the following coding sequences:
- a CDS encoding fumarylacetoacetate hydrolase family protein: protein MRLARHGTTGSEAPLVSGPDGAWRDLRPVCDDLNPDTLPSLLDGLELDALPVVERPGRFGPPLSGIGKIVCVGLNYRQHATETGAAVPDEPIIFLKSPDTVVGPDDRVLIPRGSVKTDYEVELAVVIGREARYLPDEAAAAACVAAYAISNDVSEREFQLERGGQWDKGKNCETFNPLGPWLLTADEVPDPQALSLRLSVNGDVRQNGSTSDMIFGVFELVRYLSQFMVLYPGDVINTGTPAGVALGLAGTPYLRAGDVVDVEIDGLGRQHQTFEQA from the coding sequence ATGAGACTGGCACGGCACGGCACGACAGGATCCGAGGCACCCCTGGTATCCGGACCGGACGGCGCATGGCGGGATCTGCGTCCCGTCTGCGACGACCTGAATCCCGACACCCTGCCCTCGCTCCTGGACGGCCTCGAACTCGACGCACTGCCCGTGGTCGAACGACCAGGCCGATTCGGGCCCCCGCTGAGCGGCATCGGCAAGATCGTGTGCGTCGGGCTGAACTACCGGCAGCACGCCACGGAGACGGGCGCCGCGGTCCCGGACGAGCCGATCATCTTCCTCAAGTCCCCCGACACCGTGGTCGGACCCGACGATCGCGTGCTGATCCCACGCGGTTCGGTCAAGACCGACTACGAGGTCGAACTCGCCGTCGTCATCGGCAGGGAGGCCCGTTACCTCCCCGACGAAGCCGCCGCGGCCGCCTGCGTGGCCGCCTACGCCATCAGCAACGACGTATCCGAACGCGAATTCCAGCTCGAACGCGGCGGCCAGTGGGACAAGGGCAAGAACTGCGAGACCTTCAACCCGCTGGGACCCTGGCTTCTCACGGCCGATGAGGTGCCCGACCCACAGGCGCTGAGCCTGCGACTCTCGGTCAATGGAGACGTCCGCCAGAACGGCAGCACGTCGGACATGATCTTCGGCGTCTTCGAACTGGTCCGCTATCTCAGCCAGTTCATGGTGCTGTACCCCGGTGACGTGATCAACACCGGCACACCGGCCGGGGTTGCTCTCGGACTGGCGGGCACCCCGTACCTGCGGGCGGGAGATGTCGTGGACGTCGAGATCGACGGGCTCGGCCGCCAGCACCAGACGTTCGAGCAGGCCTGA